The bacterium genome segment ACGTATAATTTTTGAGCTTCTTTTGCAGGCAGGCCTTTTTGTGCCAGGCCCAGTATCTCAATCTCTCTATATCTTCTGTGCTGGGAAATAGTTAACCTGTCGCCTGCTTTTATCATTTTATGAGCTTTTGCTCTTGAACCGTTTACTTTTACTTTACCGCCCTCTATGGCTTTTGCAGCCTGGGATCTGGTTTTGTAAAATCGTGCGGCAGATAACCACCTGTCCAGCCT includes the following:
- a CDS encoding RNA-binding S4 domain-containing protein is translated as METPQESVRLDRWLSAARFYKTRSQAAKAIEGGKVKVNGSRAKAHKMIKAGDRLTISQHRRYREIEILGLAQKGLPAKEAQKLYVEHTKEVKDPHIQELMSLYRDTEKKFRRKFKGRPTKKERRKIDRVKDEFGI